Proteins encoded within one genomic window of Acidovorax sp. 107:
- a CDS encoding IclR family transcriptional regulator C-terminal domain-containing protein yields MNSQSPEAKDPKPSDSYVQSFARGLEVIRSFSAATPQQTLSEVAAQTGLTRAGARRILLTLQTLGYVETDGKLFRLSPRILDLGFAYLSSLPIWNLAEPVMEDLVEEVRESSSAAVLDGLDIVYVLRVPTHKIMRTTLGVGSRLPACWTSMGRMLLAGLPDDELQARLQGHPLQRFTAHTTTDMEALLAHIRQARQQGWCLVNQELEEGLISIAAPLTNRTGQTVAALNISGQANRTSAAMMQESLLPALLSAARTISRMMGAPRG; encoded by the coding sequence ATGAATTCCCAAAGCCCTGAAGCCAAAGACCCCAAACCGAGCGACAGCTATGTGCAGTCATTCGCGCGCGGGCTGGAGGTGATCCGCTCGTTCAGCGCGGCCACACCGCAGCAGACCTTGAGCGAAGTGGCGGCGCAAACCGGCCTGACCCGCGCAGGCGCGCGCCGCATCCTGCTCACGCTGCAGACGCTGGGCTATGTGGAGACGGACGGCAAGCTGTTTCGCCTGAGCCCGCGCATCCTGGACCTGGGGTTTGCGTACCTGTCCTCGCTGCCCATCTGGAACCTGGCCGAGCCGGTGATGGAAGACCTGGTGGAAGAGGTGCGCGAGTCGTCATCGGCCGCCGTGCTCGACGGCCTGGACATCGTTTACGTGCTGCGCGTGCCCACGCACAAGATCATGCGCACCACGCTGGGCGTGGGCTCGCGCCTGCCCGCGTGCTGGACCTCCATGGGCCGCATGCTGCTGGCAGGGTTGCCAGACGACGAACTGCAGGCCCGGCTGCAGGGCCACCCCCTGCAGCGCTTTACCGCGCACACCACCACGGATATGGAGGCGCTGCTGGCTCACATCCGCCAGGCGCGGCAGCAAGGCTGGTGCCTAGTGAACCAGGAGCTGGAAGAGGGATTGATTTCGATTGCCGCGCCGCTGACCAACCGCACGGGGCAGACGGTGGCGGCGCTCAACATCAGCGGTCAGGCCAACCGTACGAGTGCGGCCATGATGCAGGAGAGCCTGTTGCCCGCGCTGCTGAGTGCGGCGCGGACCATTTCGCGCATGATGGGAGCGCCAAGGGGGTAG
- the pcaF gene encoding 3-oxoadipyl-CoA thiolase → MSQSQRQAFICDAIRTPFGRYGGALSSVRTDDLGAIPIKALMERNPGVDWAAVTDVLYGCANQAGEDNRNVAHMSSLLAGLPMDVPGATINRLCGSGLDAVGTAARAIKAGEAGLMIAGGVESMSRAPFVMPKAESAFSRNNAVYDTTIGWRFINKLMKEKYGVDSMPETAENVATDFKIEREAQDQMALRSQLNAVAAIKAGHLAREIVPVHIAQKKGDAIIVSQDEHPRETSLEALAKLKGVVRPDGTVTAGNASGVNDGACALLLADEANAAKYGLKPRARVVGMAVAGVAPRIMGFGPTPATLKVLAQTGLTIDHMDVIELNEAFAAQGLAVLRALGVKDDDARVNAWGGAIALGHPLGASGARLVTTAVNRLHEHAGKYALCTMCIGVGQGIAVILERV, encoded by the coding sequence ATGAGCCAATCACAACGCCAAGCCTTCATCTGCGACGCCATCCGCACCCCCTTTGGCCGCTACGGCGGCGCGCTCTCCAGCGTGCGCACCGACGACCTGGGTGCCATCCCCATCAAGGCGCTGATGGAGCGCAATCCCGGCGTGGACTGGGCGGCGGTGACCGACGTGCTCTACGGCTGCGCCAACCAGGCCGGTGAAGACAACCGCAACGTGGCCCACATGAGCAGCCTGCTCGCAGGCCTGCCGATGGACGTGCCCGGCGCCACCATCAACCGCTTGTGCGGTTCGGGCCTGGATGCCGTGGGCACCGCCGCACGCGCCATCAAGGCGGGCGAGGCCGGCCTGATGATTGCGGGCGGCGTGGAAAGCATGAGCCGCGCGCCCTTCGTCATGCCCAAGGCCGAGTCGGCCTTCAGCCGCAACAACGCGGTGTATGACACGACCATCGGCTGGCGCTTCATCAACAAGCTGATGAAGGAAAAGTACGGTGTGGACTCCATGCCCGAAACCGCCGAAAACGTGGCGACGGACTTCAAGATTGAGCGCGAAGCCCAGGACCAGATGGCCCTGCGCAGCCAGCTCAACGCCGTGGCTGCGATCAAGGCCGGCCACCTGGCGCGCGAGATCGTGCCCGTGCACATCGCGCAGAAGAAGGGCGACGCCATCATCGTCAGCCAGGACGAACACCCGCGGGAGACCAGCCTGGAAGCGCTGGCCAAGCTCAAGGGCGTGGTGCGGCCCGATGGCACGGTGACGGCGGGCAACGCCAGTGGTGTGAACGACGGCGCCTGCGCGCTGCTGCTGGCCGATGAAGCCAACGCCGCCAAGTACGGCCTCAAGCCCCGCGCCCGCGTGGTGGGCATGGCCGTGGCCGGTGTGGCGCCGCGCATCATGGGCTTTGGCCCCACGCCCGCGACGCTGAAGGTGCTGGCGCAGACAGGCCTGACCATCGACCACATGGATGTGATCGAACTCAACGAAGCCTTTGCCGCGCAAGGCCTTGCCGTGCTGCGCGCGCTGGGCGTCAAGGACGACGACGCGCGCGTGAACGCCTGGGGCGGCGCCATTGCACTGGGCCACCCACTGGGCGCCAGCGGCGCGCGCCTGGTCACCACCGCCGTCAACCGCCTGCACGAACACGCCGGAAAGTACGCGCTCTGCACCATGTGCATCGGCGTGGGCCAGGGCATTGCCGTGATTCTGGAGCGCGTGTGA
- a CDS encoding short chain dehydrogenase, translated as MSKILLIGASGTIGQAVLANLGTRHDVITVGRSSGTHRADFSQPGAVAQLFEAVGKVDAIVSTAGNLHFGPLAEMTAEQFNIGLQDKLLGQVQLALIGQKYLNDGGSITLTAGILSIEPIRNGANATAVNAAIEGFVAAAAIELPRGLRINAVSPTILTESVGVYGPFFPGFDTVPAERAARGYQRSVEGGQTGRVYRMQ; from the coding sequence ATGTCCAAGATTCTTCTCATCGGCGCCAGCGGCACCATCGGCCAGGCTGTGCTGGCCAACCTGGGCACGCGCCACGACGTGATCACCGTGGGCCGCAGCAGCGGCACACACCGTGCAGACTTCTCGCAGCCGGGCGCGGTCGCCCAACTGTTCGAGGCGGTGGGCAAGGTGGACGCCATCGTGAGCACGGCGGGTAACTTGCACTTTGGCCCGCTGGCAGAGATGACGGCCGAGCAGTTCAACATCGGCCTGCAAGACAAATTGCTGGGCCAGGTGCAGCTGGCGCTGATCGGCCAGAAGTATTTGAACGACGGCGGCTCCATCACGCTGACGGCGGGCATCCTGTCGATCGAGCCCATCCGCAACGGTGCCAATGCCACGGCGGTGAACGCGGCCATCGAAGGCTTTGTGGCCGCCGCCGCCATCGAGCTGCCGCGCGGCCTGCGCATCAACGCCGTGAGCCCCACCATCCTCACCGAATCGGTGGGTGTGTACGGCCCGTTCTTCCCGGGGTTTGACACGGTGCCTGCCGAGCGCGCCGCGCGTGGCTACCAACGCAGCGTGGAGGGCGGGCAGACCGGGCGCGTGTACCGGATGCAGTAA
- a CDS encoding LysR family transcriptional regulator: MDKLRNMEVMVAVVEAGSFAAAARQLQISAVMVGKHIQQLEVHLGARLFQRSTRQNSLTEVGAAFYEDSKRVLEQVRWAESAVERSRAVPQGLLRVSAPFTLGNHVIAPLVADFLQRHEQVRVDLQLTDSVVDLAGEGFDVAVRIGQVVNEGLVARPLRPYRMVIAAAPAYLQRHGTPERAADLARHQCLSHSVWQRRVEWTLRDGKEEFFWPENARFVCNQGDGLRQAALRGLGLIMQPEVLLADDLASGALMPAMQSCLPVPRPMHLVYAPDRRQLPKLARFVEFVVGALGAA, translated from the coding sequence ATGGACAAGCTGCGCAACATGGAAGTCATGGTGGCGGTGGTGGAAGCGGGCAGCTTTGCCGCCGCTGCGCGCCAGCTGCAGATCTCCGCCGTGATGGTGGGCAAGCACATCCAGCAGCTCGAAGTCCACCTGGGCGCCCGCCTCTTCCAGCGCAGCACCCGCCAGAACAGCCTGACCGAGGTGGGCGCCGCGTTCTACGAAGACAGCAAACGCGTGCTGGAGCAGGTGCGCTGGGCCGAGTCCGCCGTGGAGCGCAGCCGAGCCGTACCCCAGGGCCTGCTGCGGGTCAGTGCGCCATTCACGCTGGGCAACCACGTGATCGCCCCGCTGGTGGCCGACTTTCTGCAGCGCCACGAGCAGGTGCGTGTGGACCTGCAGCTGACCGACAGCGTGGTGGACCTGGCAGGCGAGGGCTTTGACGTGGCGGTGCGCATTGGCCAGGTGGTGAACGAGGGCCTGGTGGCGCGCCCGCTGCGTCCCTACCGCATGGTGATTGCCGCCGCACCCGCGTACCTGCAGCGCCATGGCACGCCCGAGCGCGCGGCCGACCTGGCACGGCACCAGTGCCTGAGCCACTCGGTGTGGCAACGCAGGGTGGAGTGGACGCTGCGCGACGGCAAGGAGGAGTTCTTCTGGCCTGAGAACGCACGCTTTGTGTGCAACCAGGGCGACGGCCTGCGCCAGGCTGCGCTGCGTGGCCTGGGGCTCATCATGCAGCCCGAAGTGCTATTGGCCGACGACCTGGCCAGCGGTGCGCTGATGCCGGCGATGCAGTCCTGCCTGCCCGTGCCGCGCCCCATGCACTTGGTGTATGCGCCCGACCGGCGGCAACTGCCCAAGCTGGCGCGGTTTGTGGAGTTTGTGGTGGGTGCGCTGGGCGCAGCCTGA
- a CDS encoding tripartite tricarboxylate transporter substrate binding protein — translation MTRSIHITRRFALSAAACAGIAAIAGAGLLGSSAALAQAYPSKPVTIVVPFAAGGTTDILARIIGQALTTELGQSVIVDNRAGAGGNIGGAMASKAPADGYTLFMGTVGTHAINASLYKKMPFDPIKDFAPLTRVANVPNLLVANPAQPYKTVKELIAYAKANPGKVNFGSSGNGSSIHLSGELFKSLAKVDMVHVPYKGSAPAVTDLLGNQIGIMFDNMPSAIQHVRSGKLVPIAVTTAKRSPELPNVPTIAEAGVPGYEATSWFGMFAPAGTPAPVLAKLNSALVKVLNQADVKKKINEQGAETYSETPEQFAAFIQAESVKWGKVVKESGASLD, via the coding sequence ATGACCCGTTCCATCCACATCACCCGCCGCTTCGCGCTGTCGGCTGCCGCCTGCGCTGGCATCGCCGCCATCGCTGGTGCTGGCTTGCTGGGCAGCAGCGCTGCACTGGCCCAGGCCTACCCGAGCAAGCCTGTCACCATCGTCGTCCCGTTTGCCGCAGGCGGCACCACCGACATCCTGGCCCGCATCATCGGCCAGGCGCTGACCACCGAGCTGGGCCAGTCGGTCATCGTGGACAACCGCGCGGGCGCGGGCGGCAACATCGGCGGCGCCATGGCGTCCAAGGCACCGGCGGATGGCTACACCCTGTTCATGGGCACGGTGGGCACCCACGCCATCAACGCCAGCCTGTACAAGAAGATGCCGTTCGACCCCATCAAGGACTTCGCGCCGCTGACGCGCGTGGCCAATGTGCCCAACCTGCTGGTGGCCAACCCCGCGCAGCCCTATAAGACGGTGAAGGAACTGATCGCCTACGCCAAGGCCAACCCCGGTAAGGTCAACTTCGGCTCGTCGGGCAACGGCAGCTCCATCCACCTGTCGGGCGAGCTGTTCAAGAGCCTCGCCAAGGTGGATATGGTGCACGTGCCCTACAAGGGCAGCGCCCCGGCCGTGACCGACCTGCTGGGCAACCAGATCGGCATCATGTTCGACAACATGCCCTCGGCCATCCAGCATGTGCGCAGCGGCAAGCTGGTGCCCATTGCCGTGACCACCGCCAAGCGCTCGCCCGAGCTGCCCAATGTGCCCACCATCGCCGAAGCCGGCGTGCCTGGCTATGAGGCCACGTCGTGGTTTGGCATGTTTGCGCCTGCGGGCACGCCTGCACCGGTGCTGGCCAAACTCAACAGCGCACTGGTCAAGGTACTGAACCAGGCCGACGTGAAGAAGAAGATCAACGAACAGGGCGCTGAAACCTACAGCGAAACGCCCGAGCAGTTTGCTGCCTTCATCCAGGCCGAGTCGGTGAAGTGGGGCAAGGTCGTCAAGGAGTCGGGAGCGAGTTTGGACTGA
- a CDS encoding transglutaminase family protein, protein MTTAPAPAHLLATALIDSDALAVQTFAAQHARGITDRERAVALYLAVRDGFRYDPYRIDLSPLGMTASTVLANGYGWCVPKAALLTAACRAAGIPARMGFADVRNHLSTERMRETMKTDLFIWHGYTDIWLDGAWRKATPAFNIELCERFGLLPLEFDGENDSIYHPFDKSGARHMEYVHQRGAFDDMPLAQIVADFRTVYSGWLQGDATRSSLQDASFANDIEKEAR, encoded by the coding sequence ATGACCACCGCCCCCGCGCCCGCCCATCTGCTTGCCACGGCCCTCATCGACAGCGACGCCCTCGCCGTCCAGACCTTTGCCGCCCAACACGCGCGCGGCATCACCGACCGAGAGCGCGCCGTGGCCCTGTACCTGGCTGTGCGCGACGGTTTTCGCTACGACCCCTACCGCATCGACCTCTCGCCCCTGGGCATGACCGCCAGCACCGTGCTGGCCAACGGCTACGGCTGGTGCGTGCCCAAGGCCGCGCTGCTCACAGCCGCGTGCCGCGCGGCGGGCATCCCGGCCCGCATGGGGTTTGCCGACGTGCGCAACCACCTCAGCACCGAGCGCATGCGCGAGACCATGAAGACCGACCTCTTCATCTGGCACGGTTACACCGACATCTGGCTCGATGGCGCCTGGCGCAAGGCCACACCGGCCTTCAACATCGAGCTGTGCGAGCGCTTTGGCCTGCTGCCGCTGGAGTTTGACGGCGAGAACGACTCGATCTACCACCCGTTTGACAAGTCGGGCGCACGCCACATGGAATACGTGCACCAGCGCGGCGCGTTTGACGACATGCCCCTCGCGCAGATCGTGGCCGACTTTCGCACGGTGTACAGCGGCTGGCTGCAGGGCGACGCCACGCGCAGCAGTCTGCAGGACGCCAGTTTTGCCAACGACATTGAAAAGGAAGCCCGCTGA
- a CDS encoding trimeric intracellular cation channel family protein: MTLPLDAPWIHTLRFVLEVAATVAFALSGVIAAARKQLDAVGVCVVAFVAAFGGGTLRDLLLDQRPFFWIRHTEFVWGILALCIGAMLFMRQRHFEPTERAMLLPDAIGLGLFAAVGVDIATAIGMPPLIGVMMGVITGVFGGVLRDVLCNEVPQAFSDHRPYALCAFAGGWADVALRHLQAPDWTPLVACVVLTAGLRGLAVWRNWELPAWRV, translated from the coding sequence ATGACCCTGCCACTCGACGCCCCCTGGATTCACACCCTGCGCTTTGTGCTGGAAGTGGCCGCCACCGTGGCGTTCGCGTTGTCGGGCGTGATAGCGGCTGCGCGCAAGCAGCTGGATGCCGTGGGCGTGTGCGTGGTGGCCTTTGTGGCCGCGTTTGGCGGGGGCACGCTGCGCGACCTGTTGCTGGACCAGCGGCCCTTCTTCTGGATTCGCCACACCGAATTTGTGTGGGGCATTCTGGCGCTGTGCATTGGCGCCATGCTGTTCATGCGCCAGCGGCACTTTGAGCCCACCGAACGCGCCATGCTGCTCCCCGATGCCATCGGCCTGGGCCTGTTTGCCGCCGTGGGTGTGGACATTGCCACCGCCATCGGCATGCCACCCCTCATCGGCGTGATGATGGGCGTGATCACCGGCGTGTTTGGCGGTGTGCTGCGTGACGTGCTGTGCAACGAGGTGCCACAGGCCTTCAGCGACCACCGCCCCTATGCGCTGTGCGCGTTTGCGGGCGGCTGGGCCGATGTGGCCCTGCGCCACCTGCAGGCGCCCGACTGGACGCCGCTGGTGGCTTGCGTGGTGCTCACGGCCGGGCTGCGCGGGCTGGCGGTGTGGCGCAACTGGGAGCTGCCCGCCTGGCGGGTGTGA
- a CDS encoding 3-oxoacid CoA-transferase subunit A, with protein sequence MINKLADSVAQALAGVKDGATVLIGGFGTAGIPGELIDGLIAQGARDLTVVNNNAGNADQGLAALLKAGQVRKIICSFPRQVDSYVFDELYRSGKLELELVPQGNLAERLRAAGAGIGAFFCPTAHGTELAAGKETREINGKHYVLEYPIHGDVALIKAEKGDRWGNLTYRMSARNFGPVMATAAKTTIATVHEVVTLGALDPEAIVTPGIYVTHVVKIDRTATQAGGFKKSA encoded by the coding sequence ATGATCAACAAACTGGCGGACTCGGTGGCCCAGGCCCTTGCGGGGGTGAAGGATGGTGCCACGGTGTTGATAGGCGGGTTCGGCACGGCCGGCATTCCGGGCGAGCTGATCGACGGCCTCATCGCCCAGGGTGCGCGTGACCTCACTGTGGTCAACAACAACGCTGGCAATGCCGACCAGGGCCTGGCCGCGCTGCTCAAGGCCGGGCAGGTGCGCAAGATCATCTGCAGCTTTCCGCGCCAGGTCGATAGCTATGTGTTCGACGAGCTGTATCGCAGCGGCAAGCTGGAGCTGGAACTCGTGCCCCAGGGCAATCTGGCCGAGCGCCTGCGCGCGGCGGGTGCGGGCATCGGCGCCTTCTTCTGCCCCACGGCGCATGGCACCGAGCTGGCTGCTGGCAAGGAAACGCGCGAGATCAACGGCAAACACTACGTGCTGGAGTACCCCATCCATGGCGACGTGGCCCTGATCAAAGCCGAAAAGGGCGACCGCTGGGGCAACCTCACCTACCGCATGTCGGCGCGCAACTTTGGCCCCGTGATGGCCACCGCCGCCAAGACCACGATTGCCACCGTGCACGAGGTGGTCACGCTCGGCGCGCTGGACCCGGAGGCCATCGTAACCCCCGGCATCTACGTGACCCATGTCGTGAAGATCGACCGCACAGCCACGCAGGCGGGCGGATTCAAGAAATCCGCGTGA
- a CDS encoding DUF1841 family protein, which produces MFSPSQADVRRFLCGVHAKTQSGAPMEAIETLASLWIAEHPEYHADLSDADAAVARNYDETPGQTNPFLHLSMHLSISEQCSIDQPRGIRQAVELLTARLDSLHDAHHAAMDCLGEMLWESQRAGRPPDGDAYIACVQRRATRD; this is translated from the coding sequence ATGTTCAGCCCCTCTCAAGCCGATGTGCGCCGCTTTCTGTGCGGCGTGCACGCCAAGACCCAGAGCGGCGCCCCCATGGAAGCCATCGAAACGCTGGCCAGCCTGTGGATCGCCGAGCACCCCGAATACCACGCCGACCTGTCCGACGCCGACGCGGCCGTGGCGCGCAACTACGACGAAACGCCGGGGCAGACCAATCCGTTTCTGCACCTGTCGATGCACCTGTCGATCAGCGAGCAGTGCAGCATCGACCAGCCCCGCGGCATCCGCCAGGCGGTCGAGCTGCTGACCGCGCGGCTCGACTCGCTGCACGACGCACACCACGCCGCCATGGACTGCCTGGGCGAGATGCTGTGGGAAAGCCAGCGTGCAGGCCGCCCGCCCGACGGCGACGCCTACATCGCCTGCGTGCAGCGGCGCGCCACGCGCGACTGA
- a CDS encoding SDR family NAD(P)-dependent oxidoreductase, with amino-acid sequence MTEIERNPTPVTVITGASNGIGRAIAEAVLAQGHAVVNLDYVLPSWSHPQLTSYQGDLTAEASTRERAAEIAAKHNVTALVNNAGATRPGTIDTATTAQLDDVVGLHLRAPMLLVQAFLPTLRACGQGRIVNMSSRAALGKGERIVYSATKAGMIGMTRTLAMELGRDGITVNAIGPGPIATELFRQSNPDGAPQTQRILNSIAVGRMGTPDDVARAALFFLSSDNGFVTGQVLYVCGGTTLGVAPV; translated from the coding sequence GTGACCGAGATCGAGCGCAACCCCACACCAGTCACCGTCATCACGGGTGCCAGCAACGGCATCGGCCGCGCGATTGCCGAAGCCGTGCTGGCCCAGGGTCACGCCGTGGTCAACCTGGACTACGTGCTGCCCAGCTGGAGCCACCCGCAACTCACCTCGTACCAGGGCGACCTGACCGCCGAAGCATCAACCCGTGAACGCGCAGCCGAGATTGCGGCCAAGCACAACGTGACGGCGCTGGTGAACAACGCGGGCGCCACGCGCCCCGGCACCATCGACACTGCCACGACTGCGCAGCTCGACGACGTGGTGGGCCTGCACCTGCGTGCGCCCATGCTGCTGGTGCAAGCATTCTTGCCCACGCTGCGCGCCTGCGGGCAGGGCCGTATCGTCAACATGTCGTCGCGTGCGGCGCTGGGCAAGGGCGAGCGCATCGTCTACTCGGCCACCAAGGCCGGAATGATCGGCATGACGCGCACGCTGGCCATGGAGCTGGGGCGTGACGGCATCACCGTCAACGCGATTGGCCCCGGGCCGATTGCCACTGAATTGTTCCGCCAGAGCAACCCGGACGGTGCACCGCAGACCCAGCGCATCCTGAACAGCATCGCCGTAGGCCGCATGGGCACGCCCGATGACGTGGCGCGCGCGGCGCTGTTTTTCCTCTCGTCCGACAACGGCTTCGTGACCGGGCAGGTGTTGTACGTGTGCGGCGGCACCACGCTGGGAGTGGCGCCTGTTTAG
- a CDS encoding PaaI family thioesterase gives MTPAPENATNVPIPEGFAPLVAGGPYIQHNGPLYVLHQGNVVKFGFLVEPRHTNPMGNLHGGMMATFCDMLVPLSVHRKSDQVSNRFLPTISLQIDYLAPAPLGAWVEGEAEPLRITRSLVFAQGLVTADGVPCARVSGVFKIGPEVPSNAVE, from the coding sequence ATGACCCCCGCCCCCGAGAACGCCACCAACGTCCCCATTCCCGAGGGCTTTGCCCCGCTGGTGGCGGGCGGCCCTTACATCCAGCACAACGGCCCGCTGTATGTGCTGCACCAGGGCAACGTGGTGAAGTTCGGCTTTCTCGTGGAGCCGCGCCACACCAATCCCATGGGCAACCTGCACGGCGGCATGATGGCCACCTTTTGCGACATGCTGGTACCCCTGTCGGTGCACCGCAAAAGCGACCAGGTGTCGAACCGCTTCCTGCCCACCATCAGCCTGCAGATCGACTACCTAGCCCCCGCCCCGCTGGGCGCCTGGGTGGAGGGTGAGGCCGAGCCGCTACGCATCACACGCTCGCTGGTGTTTGCGCAAGGTCTGGTCACCGCCGACGGCGTGCCGTGTGCGCGGGTGAGCGGGGTGTTCAAGATCGGGCCTGAGGTGCCCAGCAACGCGGTGGAGTGA
- a CDS encoding 3-oxoacid CoA-transferase subunit B: MSSYQKRSKDELAKRVAQDIHDGAYVNLGIGQPTLVANHIPAGREVILQSENGILGMGPAPAAGLEDYDLINAGKQPVTLLPGGAYFHHADSFGMMRGGHLDICVLGAFQVSATGDLANWSTGEPGAIPAVGGAMDLAIGAKQTWVMMDLLTKQGASKIVTQCTYPLTGVACVKRIYTDLCTLACTSTGLQLIDTVPDLSLAELERLVGLPIRPAA, from the coding sequence ATGAGCAGCTATCAAAAGCGTAGTAAAGACGAGTTGGCGAAACGCGTGGCACAAGACATCCACGACGGCGCCTACGTCAACCTGGGCATCGGCCAACCCACCCTGGTGGCCAACCACATTCCTGCCGGCCGCGAGGTCATCCTGCAAAGCGAAAACGGCATCCTGGGCATGGGGCCGGCGCCCGCTGCGGGGCTGGAGGATTACGACCTCATCAACGCGGGCAAGCAGCCCGTGACCTTGCTGCCCGGCGGTGCGTACTTCCACCACGCCGACAGCTTCGGGATGATGCGCGGCGGCCACCTGGACATCTGCGTGCTGGGCGCGTTCCAGGTGTCGGCCACGGGCGACCTGGCCAACTGGAGCACGGGCGAGCCCGGCGCCATTCCCGCCGTGGGCGGGGCGATGGACCTGGCCATCGGCGCCAAGCAGACCTGGGTGATGATGGACCTGCTGACCAAGCAGGGCGCGAGCAAGATCGTCACGCAATGCACCTACCCGCTCACCGGTGTCGCGTGCGTGAAGCGCATCTACACCGATCTGTGCACACTGGCCTGCACGTCCACAGGGCTGCAGCTCATCGACACCGTGCCCGACCTGTCACTGGCCGAGCTGGAGCGGCTGGTGGGCCTGCCCATCCGCCCCGCAGCCTGA